ACAAGTTGCCATGTCAGCAAGATTGCACCCGCCTCTACGGTCTGGCGTGAGACACGGCGCCGCTATCGGTGCTTTTTGCACATCATGGCCGCCCCATGCTGGCAAATGAGCACGAACCTCGCGTCGAGTACAAACGTACCTTTGTGCGTCGTGTCAGTGCTGACGAAATAGATACCAACAGCCAGGTCGGTGGCTGCGTCACAAAAAGCACGTCTGGCGGAACGTCTGCCGAGATTGTGGTGATTAGCTTTCCATGCTCCAAGCTAGGGGTCCATGCTTGTCTATGCAGGAAGCAGGAAGCAATGTGTGTCGCGCTTAGATCATGTTCTGATCAGGTGGCTGGCTACCCTTGAAAGAGGAGAGCAAGCGTAGGACATGCGCCTGGAATGCCTGATCAAGAGATGGTGGATTGGGGGCAAACGACGCAAAACATCGGGACATGTTTCCTGAGGCGCAATAATGTCGATCGGGCTGCAGCACCCACTCAGCAATTccactggcggcgggcggcagcgaaTGCCATTGACGCCCGTGATAATTGATCATTCACTACCCTGAGGTCTTCCCTTCCCTCATGAGGCACGTCGTACCCAGCATAATATCAGCAAACACCGCCTCACCCTACACCTCGCTCGTCCTTGATGCCGGCGACACCATCAAACAACGTTCACAGGTACAAAACCCATTGCGATACCGCACTGTAGCGTGAACCCTTGACTTGTTATACCGAAGTAGTTGTGTGTAAATATCACTAAGACTCGACACATTATACACCGTTGTTATCGTACAGTCGCATCTATTAATACAGGGCAGGCGTCCATGTCGCTACTTTGATAGCTTAGGCCCGCTCGTGCTGTCCAGATTCTTGGACGcaacctcggccgccttgtccgGCCGACTcgtgaggaagaagaagcatACCCCGATACCGACACCCAACGCACCCACGAGCACCACCATGCTTCTGATGAAGACGTGTCAGCCAATCTCGACAGCTAGTCATGCGGCGACCAAGCGCATCCGCGTTGAGAATAGCCCAGGGCGTGGACGTACGGGCTCTTGATCTCTCCGGGAGACGCGGGGGTTGCTTGAGATCGCGGGGGCTCGCTGCTACAGGGtctggccatcatggcccgAGCAGATTGCGAGCCTGCCCTTGCCAGGCGCAATGCGGGTTGTCGCAGTAGGGCCATGGTGCTGTAGCCTGGTTGCCGTTTAGAGCTGATGGAAATATACACGACTGGAGTCGAAGCCGTGAGTATCTTTTGAAGTCGATAAATTGTTGATAATGTAGGACAAGGGATTTCGTGAGAACGTACATGTGTTGTTTGCGAATCGCACTTTTATCCCACGAGTATTGGCGGCAACTGACCTATACTCATAgcgtcatccatccatcacaACGACCCAGGTGGGTCTCGATACTGGAGTCCCTTGCACGATGGCCCGATTCAGTAGCACCCATAAGTGCGCTTCAAGCCTCGATAACACACTTAGCACAGCGCTCTCGATCCCCCGAGCCTGAGAGGCTATCACATTTTAAATTGTAGGCCGTGAGTGGAAGTTGGACGCTGGAGCTCGAGCcaaccgccgtcgcctggtGTTGATTGCTTTTCGGCTGTCTAAAACCGTGTAAGTGAGGGTTGACCGACAGACACTAGGCGTGCTAGTTAAGCTTATTATTttctctccttcttctttctcgTTGGAAAACAAAGATACCAAACGGGCCATGCTGGTGATGCCCCATAGATGCAATCTTGATAGTCGCTTCATGATTGTTGCAGTCTCTTGAGGCACAGCGTGCGACGAAACGTGGATGGGTGCCCGTACTATCACACAGCACGAGCGCTGTCGCATGGCTGTCTCCGGCCTGGTTCCTGTATGCTGGTTCTCCGCTGTAAGTCAATGACCCCTCCATGACGTGTGTCTCATTTATTCCCATACAGCAGCATAGATGAGCCGGTGCACGAAGCTTCGCAAGCCTGGCGTGTTGACACTTAGGATGTCATCTCAAGCCGCCCATCGGCCTCGCAAGGGCGATGATACAAAAGCAGCGGGGCCCACTTTGTGCCGGTGTTCAGAATTTAAGTACTTAGCCATCATTCATGCAGCTTGAGGTGGTTTGCTCAATAACTAACGAGTGGCTGGAACGAGAGCAAAAAGCAGCAGGCTCATTGCGCCTACTCCTTTTCTGCTTTTTAGAATGGCGCAGCCTTCGTATTGTGACAGCAGAAACAAAGTCACACCTAGAACGGCCGATTTCATATGATGGCAATCAAGATCGTCCATCGTGACCGTTCGCAGCGCTCTCTGTCACTCTAATTGAACCACAGGCATGGCCCACGAGTCGCGATTCTGCTGCCTAATGGCTACCCAAGTACGAGGAGGGGCCCATTTCAAGTTGCTTGTACAACATAGGAACGGACGGATGGAATGCCACGCCGCCAACCGCCGATTGGTGCATGTCTGCTTCACACTCAACGTTTGAGAGGGGGGAGATTGGCGAGGGTGAACAACGAGAATCATGTCGCCTGTGGCCATTTTCTTGTCACTGTCGGCAGGCAGGCTAGAATCACTCACCGGTTGACATCTTATACATAGCTAGGTACGAGATGTTATAAAAGGCAGGGGTAGTGTGTTGAcgttggccatggtggccagcaaaagtcgtcgccgtccatcGAAATCTGTTGCATGGTGCAGGTCTCCTTTTGGGCATGAGCGTGCCTCCTCGGTAGCTGCCCGTAACTTATACAATCCGCCGGTTCGCCGCCAAAAAACGCTGTGCTGGGGTTCCGGGTGGGGGGCCCTGCGGTGTCATGCACCCGcgctggcagcggcaagccTGGGCGTCGTTTCGTTTCTAGTGGAGGTTCGTTTCCCGCGGATGTTACCGTCCGTTTCCAGCCCAGCCTAGGCGTCCAGCAGGGAGTTGGCTGGCGCTGTGGCCCTATCCGGCAAGTGCCTAGGGGTTCTGGGCACGCTGACTGGTTGGGGCGGCTGTGATCTGCCAGTGCACTGACCTGAGCGGCCCAATCCCTGGTTCCATGGAAGCTggcgtggggggggggcccttgtagtgtgtgtgtgtgcctggaTGCGGGCCACTACAGACTACTACCTACTAGAGGCACGAGTGACAAGTTTGACCTCCCAACAACCACTCCCTCTGATGGAGCTGGTGGCTGGCCTGGTCACACAAAAGGTTGTTTTCATTCTCCCGGTGCGGCCACTGAAAACGACACTGATTCCTCTTCCACCCTCGCACTTGACGTGACTCGTGAGGAATTTCTTGGGAGGGTGGCAGGCTTGAGAATAAAAATTCGAGTACTACCCCTTTTGAGATCTTTcgccccctccgccgtcACCCTTATGCATCGCTGCGGCCAAGGAGGAAAACGCACTTTGGTCCGTCCGCGCGTCGAGCCTCACTCATCAGCTCATCATACTCACTCACTGAGCCCTCACCCGGCCGTCTAGAGTTACACTCTCGCACACTCAACCCACCGTTGGTCCTCTCATCCGGCTACGCCATGGGCTCCgggggcaccaccaccaccgacgacggggacgccatcgccgagcacctcgacatcgtcgtcctcggcgccggcatctcGGGCATCAACGCGGCGCACGTCCTGCGCGAGCGGCTCCCGCAccgcgccgtcaccgtcctcgaggcgcgctccgtcgtcggcggcacctGGAGCTTCTTCCGCTACCCGGGCTTCCGCTCCGACTCGTACACGAGCACCTTTGGCTTCCGCTGGCACCCCTGGCCGCACGACCGCAagatcgccgccgccgaggacattgccgcctacgtcgaggacgccgcccgcgccgatgGCTCGCTCGACGGCATCCGCTTCCGCCACCGCGTCGTGGGCTGTGAGtggcgcgacgaggatgcgtTCTGGCGCCTCCGCGTCCGtgtcggcgatggtgatgaagatggccaacaaggcagcggcggcgacggcgacggcggcgtggtgacCAAGACGAAAGTCCTGGCCGCCAACTTCGTCATCGCCTGCACCGGCTACTACTCGTacgagcgcgccctcgacgcccccATCCCCGGCATCGACTCCttcgccggcaccgtcgtgcACCCGCAGTGGTggcccgccgcggacgacaacgacggcggcggcctcgactaCGCCGACAAAAAGGTCGTCCTCATCGGctccggcgccaccgccttcACCAtcctgcccgccatggccccctCCGTCGCCCGCATCACCATGCTCCAGCGCAGCCCCTCGTACGCCGTCTCCATGGCCACGcgcctctccctcgtcgaccgcctgctgctcctcctcctgcccgccgtctgGGCCCACCGCCTCTGCTGGTGGAAGGACATCGTCTTCGAGATGCTCGCCacccagctgctgctgcacttCCCCGCCATCGGCCGCTGGGCCCTCACCCGCaggctcaaggccgaggtcccgcgcgacgtcgacgtcggcgtgcACTTCAACCCACGCTACAACCCCTTCCGCCAGAGGCTCTGCATGTGTCCCGACGGCGACTTCTTCAAGGCCCTGCACCGCGACAACGTCGAGGTCGTGACCGactccatcgacgccgtcgtccccggcggcatccgcctcgcctcgggccgcgtcctcgacgccgacatcatcgtcaccgccacgGGGCTCTACTTTGAGATCCTCAACGGCatcgcgcccgtcgtcaacggccagcccgtcgacgtcggcagtCACTAcgcctggcgcggcggcatgctcgagggcctgcccAACATGGGCTACATCCTCGGCTACGTCGTGCAGTCGTGgacgcccggcgccgatgtCATGGTCAAGATGCTCTGCCGCGTCATGCGCGTCATGGAATCCCGCCGCGCCAACAAGGTCGTCCCCGTCATCGAGCGCTACAAGGGCATGCCGAGCCGCATCGCCGTTGACTCCAGCAGCAACTACTTTGTCAAGGCCTCCGACAGGATACCAAAGGTCACCGGCCAGGGCCCCTGGTACGGCCGCACACATTGGCTGAGGGATGCCTGGGCCTTGTGGTTTGGAGACATGGACGACGGCTTGGTGTacagtggcggcgaggccaagaagactGCGTAGCCTCGAGCAccaagtacttcgtacagagCTCTTGATAGTTATCGTAATCATGATTATAGCCCGTCGTCCGTAATCGTGGCTACACCACCTCCATAAAATAAACAAGTATTGCACCAGATTCGTAAATCATCAAGCATCGCCCGTGGTCGTGTGACCGACACGACGCCAGTCCTATCTGTATCGTGGTATCCTAAGTCTATATTCACAACATGTCGACGTCCTCCTGGTCCgcgcgccgaggcgtcgTTCCCAGGCTCTCCAGGCCGCGTTCCCCGCCCAGGTCCAGCGAGACCTGTGTCGTCCCCGCGGCAATCGGCGCAGGCTGCGTCGTGCCCTTGCCCATCGCCTCTTGATACTTGCGCCCCGtctcgtccagcagcgcctgtacctcggcctcgcgagCCAGGATTTCTTGCttctccttgcgcagctgtTCGACCCTCGCGTTCTTGGTCTGGATATCCTGCTCCATGCTCTTCAGACTGGCCTGCAGCTTGGCTATGCACTCCCCCAAGCTTGGCAGCGGCGTAATCTTGGGCGGCACCCGCGGGACGTCATCGGACTTGCCTTTCGTGGGCTTCTTCAGTCCGTCAAGGCCTGCTCTCGTCTGTGCTGACTCGTAGGCGATGcgccgctcggcgtcgctgtctGACGACGAGTCCGATGTGTGGCCCTCCGCGGCGGATATCAGCTCGGCCATTTGCTGGCGCTCCTTCTTCCGCCTCTCCTTGGTCGCGCGCTTGCCGAGCGATAGaccgccatcctcgacgtAGTCGTCGAATCCCTCGCCCAGGTCTTCGTCCTCACGCTGCAGCCGGGTGTCGTCCTTTTTCTTCCCGAAgcggtcctcctcgtcgtcgtcctcgacggagAGGAACCCTTGCTCCTTGGCtagccgcgcccgccgctccttcttctcgcgTATTTCAGCTTCGGAAAGGATCTGCGTCGCGGGcttgggcgacggcgcgggagagTCGACGACCAGTGCGCCCTCCAGCTCGCTGGCATCCAGctccatctcgtcggcgtcgccaatGTGCAGGGTGGAGATATCGCGAGGTGTGTTGGGTGTTGACGACTGCAGCTCGCTCAGGTACTCCTTGCTGTACCTTGGCCtatcgtcatcatcgtgcAGGGAGCGTGTCGGGAGCCCTCGTAGAGGAACGCCGCGCTTTGCCGCGCTGTTTTCCATGGCCTTCATCCCTAGGGGAGCCTTTTTGGGTGTGCTCGGCTCGTCAGCGTCTCCATTTTCTGCGTCGCCAGCGTCACCGCCGAACGAAACCCTCGGCTTTTGGACCTTCTTCTTGTGTTTGGAGCCTGCTCGTGCGATGCTGggccgcaccaccaccggcccgtcgtcctcgtcgtccttggctTCATCGCCACCGGTGCTTGGGGTGTCGTCATCGGCAGGATTGAAGCTTTTGCGCAGACCCGACTGGCGAAACGGTTTCCGCGCAAACTTTGCACCAGAAGATGGCTTTAAAGGCTCTGTCCATGATGGGAGGTTAGTCTTGGCTTGATCAGCATAGGTTGCGTCTCAGAAGCGCGGTGCTTACCATCTGTCCCACTGCCAGATTCTGCCGAAGCAAGCGCGACTTCagcatcgccctcgtcggcaacTTTAATGACGCGCGCCTTGCGCTTTGCCGCGAACGAGCTCATGTTGCTGCATCGTTGAAGTGACACAGAAAGCACTGGACGACGTGAAGTTGAGGCTGCTAACATGGGTGCAACTAGCGTTATCTAATCTCCACGTGACGCAACTTTTTTGGGTCGGCCCGCCAGTGCAGCCTTGCATCTGCGCCGCGGTCGCGCGACAGCTTCAGAGCATCTCAAGCTCATCAATCCCCCGCACATCAAAAGCTCAAGATGGCGCCCCCTCAGCCCGAGCTCAAGAAAGTGAGCTCGCCCTAGCTCTTGCGTGTAGATGTCATGCCACGGACTCTCGAGTCCTGCGCGGGATCGACCGTTGGCGAAGAGCTCTGCTGACCCGGTTGCAGTACCTCGACAAGAGACTGTTTGTCCAGTTGAACGGCAGTCGCAAGGTTACGGGCGTCCTGCGAGGCTACGATGTACGCGCTGCTGTCTTTTCTTCTCTACTCCAAGGCGTCTAACTGAATCATCTAGGTGTTCCTGAACattgtcctcgacgaggctgtcgaggagacggacggacagggCCGAAAAAACATTGGCATGGTGGTGCGCAGCGATCCGGACGTCGCCCCCGGCTTGGGAGGCTTAGGCTTACAATGCTACAGGTCATTCGCGGCAACTCAGTGGTGATGCTCGAGGCGATGGAGAGAATCCcgggcgacgagcgaggcggaCGATGAAACGGCTCCCATAGACGACCAGTGGGCGTGACGGTTCACGACCGTGGGGAATGTACGGGATGCAATCAGTGTGTTTGGCTTGGCGTTATTCGGTcgagagacgacggcgacgcgggatTGGGATTACACGCACACAATGTTTTCTTGGTATCTTGTCTGGTTAGAAGACAGCCCCCAGGGAGATGCCGAAATTCATCCAAATCACAGAATATGACGCTGCCGACCCCCTTTCCAAAAGCACACAGACCGACCGGAGACGAAGGGAAAAGAGGGGGAAAAAAGACTGGGCAAAATAGGTACCATTACGGgccctcgctgctgctccagaACTTTGGGTCGTAGGCGTCCATCATCCTCCCGCCGTACGCCTTCTGCCACCCTTTGATGCCGCccttgaggatggcggccgtgacgctcgcctcgcccatcTCGTTGAGGTAGTCTTGCATCCAGCCCGCGCAGCGGGGGCCTCTTCCGCTCGAGCTCCCTGTTGACGACggcacacacgcgcgcgcgcgccaatccgtcagcctcgccctcgttTTCGGGTCTGCCGTTACGCTCCCCCCATCTGCTTCTTCCCTTTTTGCCCCGCACATGCGCACTCGCGCGTGGGCCCCCCTTCCCAGGGAGGGAGTTGTTgaagccgggggggggggctttcTCTTTTTTGGCCCTTTCAATGGCAAACGGCGGTGGGGGCAAGGGGAAGTCCTTACCGCAGTAAAAGATGATAGTcttgacgccggcctgcctgcacaGCTGGTagacgacggggcgggtcTGGTACAGCGTCTGGGCGGGGAGGTtgatggaggaggcgacggtgccgccctcccagtcggcgcggcggacgtcgacgagcaggaaGCTCCTGTCGCTGTGTGCGCCGAGCGAGGCGTGGctctcgagcagctgcatcacgtcggcggcctcgaggcggggGCAGGCGGCCTTTGGTTCGGGGAAGGCCGCCCACCACGGCGGTGCCtcttgttgctgttgctgttgttgctgcggctgctgctgcggctgcggctgcgcgggaGTCCCGCTGGCGATTTCacttgacgacgacatgggaTGTGGATGGGGAGGGAAAAGAGCAACTTGGATATACAATGTAGCTGGATGTGGTGAGCGAGTGCTAGGTAAGTAGTCGTAAGTAAGTAGTGGCAGAAGACCGACGGCGATGGGCACGGGCCGATACCTGATACCTCGTCCCAACTGAGATATATACTACTAGGTATATATATTCGCTGGGTTGGGGGAGGGCAGGCCAGCGAGGTGAGCCAAGCTCGGCAGATGAAAAAGCTACTAAGGGGGGTTAGTAATGCAGTGTGAACAAGCAATAGAATGGGAGGGTAGGTACGGTAGGAAATCACCAGCGTACAGTAGGTAGTTGGTCTACTTCTACTTACAACCAACGTACTTTGAACGAAGTAGAGCGTACCTGGTAGGAGGAGCTCCGTGCAAGGCAGCTGGCCACGTTTAttacgtacgtactaacAGGACGTGGGTAGGTGAAcggacggcaacggcggcaccGAGGTTCGCAGGTAGAGGCAAGTACTACTAGAGGTTGACGGGGTGTGGAGCCCGTTAGGATACGTAGGTACGGTAGTGTAGGCAGGCAGTAGCTCCgatgcccgcctcgcgccaATCGCGCGCGAATGGAAGCCATCAAAAccccccatcatcatgaccGTTCCGCTTCGCACTGCCGGCATGATGCGGACAGCCATACACAACCTGCTAAGCACAGTACTGTATACATGCATCCTACGACGTACTACTTATGTACACACAAGGAGGCCATGTGCAATAATGTAGTGctacatacttcgtactacgtAGTACCAAGTTACATgccgcgtgcccgcccgaccaacaacaacaaccctGTGAACCCCCGGTGAGTCGGTGAacctcccttcccccctcctcacACCCCTGGCACAAAGAATGCTTTTTCCCTCTCCTACAAGCCAGAGAAAAAAGCCCCCCGAGCAAGCCCCGGGCCCCTGCTGCGGATGCGTGCGCGCCACCAGCCCGCTTGTCAGCCTTCCCCCGCTCCCTCGGGATCCGAATGTCCAAGCTTGGGACTGCAGCCGAACCCAGGGATCTGGTTCCATGGTCTCAGTTGgacgcgcgcccgcaccaccaccaccacccgccctcTCCCGTCAACTCGCTCAGCCTGAATCATCCCCATCAAGCAAaacctccctccctcccccgtcgtCCACCCTTCCACCTACGTAGGTGGTGCTTCCTGCGTAGTGAGTTACTGCAGCCCATCGTCATCTACATGCAATTCTAGCCACTCCTGTGCCCTCCCTGCACCAAGACCTCTCGCCCCGACGCCCGGGCATCACGTAGTGCAGGTGCAGTACCACCATCCGGGTCCGCGGGACGTCTCAGTATAGCAAACAAggcaaaaaagaaaagacaCTCCTGCAATCGACCCAGCATATACCCCGTACATACATATCAGCCCATCTTTTCCCTTGTCTTGTGGTCCTTTCCCCAAATGCTACCCCGGAGGGATGGTGCGCGcggagacgggggcgggggatGGGGACCATCCAGAGCCCGCGGACCATAAAGCACAGAAGGTACTTGCTTCTTTCTCGGAGCTCTACCAAAGGTGGtggcccgccccggccgaaGGGAGCGACTACCTGAGGAAGCTGGTGGCATCATTTATGACCATGATCATCGTCCTCCTACCACGGTCtggttggtggtgttgtATATACGAAACAATACGAACAGCATTTGATCTACCGACTGCTTTTGCACGTAAGATATACTGACGGGTTTCCGGCGATtgggagaaggaggaggagatgagataaagaagaagacgtaatgtcgtcgtcgtcgcgacaTAAATACAACATGTACCTTGATATACAGTAAAACCAACAAAACCCCGATTGCGCCATGTTGCCCTGTGCTCCTGTTGTCCGTTGCCCGTCTATTTGTGCCCGCacacgccagccagccccaaGCCAAACAAAGAAACAAGAAAGGAAAATGAATTAGGGAAAAAAAAGCCACTTCCCATACTGTACACAAGATGCCGCTCGTCCCTTGTTGGGTTTTCACCAGTCGTAATAAATAACTCGTCTCGTCCCTCTCGGAAGATAAAAGGTGCTGTGACTGCCTTGTCTAGGTATCTGTTCCgagcgccggccggccggccaatctcttcttggccgccacaTGCTGCCGCTCTCGAtgcggggagggggcccgCTCACTGCTCGGCCGTGCCCATCGAGTTCATCACCACGGCGCCCCAGTCCAGGTACCCGTCGAACCAGACGGTCGGATCGATGCCGTCTAGCATGTCGCTCGTCCACGGCGTGCTGCCGAGGAAGTTCTGGATCTGCGTCTGGTCCTGCGCCAGGctgccgagctgctgcatgtcgcccggcgcgccgctcaTCCCTTGATGTTGgtgaagctgctgctggtggtgctgtggATACG
This region of Purpureocillium takamizusanense chromosome 9, complete sequence genomic DNA includes:
- a CDS encoding uncharacterized protein (TransMembrane:1 (o48-67i)), yielding MALLRQPALRLARAGSQSARAMMARPCSSEPPRSQATPASPGEIKSPSMVVLVGALGVGIGVCFFFLTSRPDKAAEVASKNLDSTSGPKLSK
- a CDS encoding uncharacterized protein (EggNog:ENOG503NX3T~TransMembrane:3 (o218-239i260-277o283-304i)~COG:Q) produces the protein MGSGGTTTTDDGDAIAEHLDIVVLGAGISGINAAHVLRERLPHRAVTVLEARSVVGGTWSFFRYPGFRSDSYTSTFGFRWHPWPHDRKIAAAEDIAAYVEDAARADGSLDGIRFRHRVVGCEWRDEDAFWRLRVRVGDGDEDGQQGSGGDGDGGVVTKTKVLAANFVIACTGYYSYERALDAPIPGIDSFAGTVVHPQWWPAADDNDGGGLDYADKKVVLIGSGATAFTILPAMAPSVARITMLQRSPSYAVSMATRLSLVDRLLLLLLPAVWAHRLCWWKDIVFEMLATQLLLHFPAIGRWALTRRLKAEVPRDVDVGVHFNPRYNPFRQRLCMCPDGDFFKALHRDNVEVVTDSIDAVVPGGIRLASGRVLDADIIVTATGLYFEILNGIAPVVNGQPVDVGSHYAWRGGMLEGLPNMGYILGYVVQSWTPGADVMVKMLCRVMRVMESRRANKVVPVIERYKGMPSRIAVDSSSNYFVKASDRIPKVTGQGPWYGRTHWLRDAWALWFGDMDDGLVYSGGEAKKTA
- a CDS encoding uncharacterized protein (EggNog:ENOG503P2RC~COG:S), with translation MSSFAAKRKARVIKVADEGDAEVALASAESGSGTDEPLKPSSGAKFARKPFRQSGLRKSFNPADDDTPSTGGDEAKDDEDDGPVVVRPSIARAGSKHKKKVQKPRVSFGGDAGDAENGDADEPSTPKKAPLGMKAMENSAAKRGVPLRGLPTRSLHDDDDRPRYSKEYLSELQSSTPNTPRDISTLHIGDADEMELDASELEGALVVDSPAPSPKPATQILSEAEIREKKERRARLAKEQGFLSVEDDDEEDRFGKKKDDTRLQREDEDLGEGFDDYVEDGGLSLGKRATKERRKKERQQMAELISAAEGHTSDSSSDSDAERRIAYESAQTRAGLDGLKKPTKGKSDDVPRVPPKITPLPSLGECIAKLQASLKSMEQDIQTKNARVEQLRKEKQEILAREAEVQALLDETGRKYQEAMGKGTTQPAPIAAGTTQVSLDLGGERGLESLGTTPRRADQEDVDML
- a CDS encoding uncharacterized protein (COG:A~EggNog:ENOG503P71Q) → MAPPQPELKKYLDKRLFVQLNGSRKVTGVLRGYDVFLNIVLDEAVEETDGQGRKNIGMVVIRGNSVVMLEAMERIPGDERGGR
- a CDS encoding uncharacterized protein (EggNog:ENOG503NY8Y), translating into MSSSSEIASGTPAQPQPQQQPQQQQQQQQEAPPWWAAFPEPKAACPRLEAADVMQLLESHASLGAHSDRSFLLVDVRRADWEGGTVASSINLPAQTLYQTRPVVYQLCRQAGVKTIIFYCGSSSGRGPRCAGWMQDYLNEMGEASVTAAILKGGIKGWQKAYGGRMMDAYDPKFWSSSEGP